The Mixophyes fleayi isolate aMixFle1 chromosome 9, aMixFle1.hap1, whole genome shotgun sequence DNA window gctcacaggtatcggatgcccccaggtcttaactctattgTAGTGCAAGTTTAGTAACAACACCGCAGTGGGAAGGCCGGAGGAGGGAATCCAGATGATAACGGGTGGTCAGAcataagctgaggtcaggggtccgaagcaagcAGAATAGTAGGGGACAGGCCaaatggtcagggctggcagtgagCAGGAGGGTCCGAGTAACAagtcaaaaggtcagggtcaccagaatgtaagcagaatccagaaacaggCTAGGTTTCACAACGGGAGGTGTGATAACAGAgagacagagtatccacaggaacacggGAAACAGAACAGgtgcaggtcagcaacagacaaaaTCTACGCTATAACTGGCGGGGAGGCTAAGGGGGAAGAGGTGTATCCTAATGAGCCCCCAGCAGGTGTAAATACagtttaattagcccacaggctatggTTATATTACTACGCGTGCGCCCGGCTGTCCAGCattgccgggacgtggcgctgaGCAGAACAGCGGAAGTGAtcgcggaagtgacatcccggctgtTGTCACGTCAGCCGGGACGCAGGTCAGAACGAGTGGCAGTTCCCCGCTGCTCCTAACAGTCAGACATAAGTTTTAAAGACACATCATACAATTGTCTATCTGGTAGGTTTATTACTGCCAATATGTTTGCTGGTACAAAACCCATCTGGTGACACAATAACTCTCGTATCACATATCTGACCACATTCCTCACCCTAAAAGACTAGTCTGTATAGTTCGTATCAGAACTAAACGTTTGTGCCTCGCGGCTCCAGTTATTCCCAGGAGGAACACAGCTAGATCCACTACTTGTACTATTTCCTTGTCTATCATTAACTGTATGATCCAAAGCAGCAGATATATCTGCTGATACCTGTGTATTGTCAGCTTTGTTTTTTCTACAGCCTCTATTTTATTTTACCAGTGCAGGGATTTTATCTGCTAGGTGCAGCTCAGGTGAGCGCTCTGCCTCTTTAAGAATCTGCATTGAGATTTATCCTGGCTGTTTTAAACCATTCAGCCCCTAAAATGTTTCTGGCTTTGGAGAATGTCTTCCATTAGTCATGTCCATATTTCCTATATCAATACTCCTTCCTGCCACATGTCTCTCTGTGACAGGTACACAGGTCTGCGGTGTCTTGTGAGATGTAATCTCCATCATTGATGCTCCTGTGTGGTCAGGATCTCCAGTGTGCAGACGGGTTGGGCACAATTTAACTATTTGCAGAATTCCAACATGGAGAATTCCTGCAAAAGAAATCCGAAAGAATGAAAAAGCGACTGAAAATCCAACGCTGGAGATCACCGATGGAAACAGGTTGCTGGCAGATTGCAGTGCCGCACAGTTCTTTCATCGGAATGGCTTGCTGTCAGCAAGCTGTTTCCATcggtgatctccagcgtcggATTTTCAGTCGTTTTTTCATTCTTTCGGATTTCTTTTGCAGTCATTGTCTGTgttggaatggtggtaatcgtaaaaacaatTACCACCGGTGCAGACTGGTTCCCAGGTGTATTGGGGAGTTTCCCTGCCCAGGATCACCCATCCTCTGCTGCACCAGACATCAGATAAGCACAACCACTCTTCATAtcaggagttatagggagaggttatatggagtaataggaggtgtTTTAGGAAGAGGTTATATGAAGTACTCAGAGGTGTTCTAGGGAGAGAATATATGGAGTAATGGGAGGTGTTATTTGGAGAgttacagtactgtgcaaaagttttaggcaagtgtgggaaaaaatgctgcaaagtaagaatacctttcaaaaatagaagtgttaatagcttatttttatcaattaaaaaaaCGCAAAGTGAGTGAacagaagaaaaatgtaaatcaaatcaatatttggtgtgaccataCTTAGCCTTCAAAACACCATCAAtttttctaggtacacttgcacatagTTTTGAAAGGAATTCGGCAggaaggttgttccaaacatcttggagaaataaccacagatcttctgtggatgtaggtttgctgaaatccttctgtctcttcatgtaatcccagacagactccatgatgttgagatcagggctctgtggtagccgtatcatcacttccaggtctcctggttcttctttacgatgaaggTAGTTCTttatgacattggctgtatgtatggggtccttgtcctgctgcagaataaatcgGGAGCCAATCAGATGCTTCCCTGATGGtactgcatgatggataagtacctgtcgagttccttcaaaaactgtgtgcaagtgtacctagaagaattgatgctattttgaaggcaaatgatggtcacaccaaatattgatttgatttagatttatcttttgttcattcacttttcattttgttaattgataaaaataaactattaacacttctatttttgaaagcattcttactttgcagcatccacacctgtctaaaacttttgcacagtattgtatatggtACTGTTTTAGTAGTTATGAAAAGAGAGGTTGTTTAGATTAATAGGTGCTATAGGAAAATGTTATGTGGAATAATAAGTGAAGAAATTAGGAGTGGTTATATGGCGCAAAAATATATGTGGTAGTATAAAGTGAGAGGTTGTaaagttacatatatatatatatatatatatatatatatatatgtatacatatatcagAGTTCCACACGTCATAaataggaaaagaaaaaaaagtaattttatgaTTTCCAGATTATAATTACATTGGAAGCCCTATTGTAATATGGGATATTTTACAACTATAACTTGATATGTTATTGGTTTGTGCAAAGTAAAGTAATATAGTGTGATGAGGAAACATTGTCTTACTTATAGGTAGATGTTGCAACTTGTAACGGTAGAAGGTGTCAGACATTACAGAGAGTAACAGGAGAAGCATTAGGGAGTAAGTAGTTGGAGAGAGtcttatataataatgtaatttgtATAATGGGGACATACCTTTCCTATTAAATGTACTGTTTCCTAATAGCAGCAGCTCCTGTATGTGTGGAATACAtgtattcaataaaatatatttattttcctcaGTTGTAGTTGTGTTTTCATTCCACGTCTCTGTAAAATACTGAGCTTCCGGGACGTCCGCTGTCCAATTTGCTGTCTCCACGTTGAAAGACATAAATGGCTTCCCATTATAATGATAACTAAACACTGCTTCAATGCTACCATTGCCATAGTCTGTACATCCTTCTAATCTCTGCAGAATGTGGTATCCTAGGATCCAGGAGAAACGTAACATGATAATGGTTATTCACTTAGGCCAGtgtttcctaaacccagtccctcagggacccctaacagtgcatgttctccatatctctttgctggagcacaggcagtgtcggactggggcataaagcGCCCACATGGGGAATACAATGgcagaggcccaccagagggggtgtggccagccactagagaggcgtaagcaaaccactagagggggtgtggtaagcccatgaaggacagctagcaccaaagtgtagtatataaagaatgcagtgtgtatataaagagtaaacagtcttgacctgccccttagattgggcagaacagtcaccaaaaatcgggattgtcccactagaatcacagactgtcctgctctctcctgcctgttcttgtcattttcaccacctgtggctgctggtttctctagttgcagcttgtctggatcctggaaagttgggggccctatttggaaaaaaaatggctacatttagaaaattccaaccagccccggcgttaaatcaataggactcaTGATttatacttaggccttcctccagcccaacattaaagtaatagtattcccatttaataaatagattgatatccgtccaaccaaccccaacattaaagtaatagtattcttatttaataaacaaacgtatttccctccctccaaacagccccagaaataaattaacagcatttatgtataataaatatacctatttcccgcaaccgtcactgccatgcaataattcatattctcatttaataaacagacctcatgttccccaaactcagccccacattcaattaatagcccccaaaccaccccatcttaaattaatagtccccactataaatgaaattgccccaccatcaccccacaaacaaaatagcacccattagttagtcaccacctacctcacacacacactacatttccacaagccccctgtgccatcatacagactacatttccacaaaccccctgtgccatcagacacacacacactacattgccagcaACAATGCCCCTGTGccatcgcacacacacactacattgccacaagcccactttGCCATCAcaaactacattgccacaagcccactttGCCATCACAAACTACATTGGCACAAgcccccatgtgccatcacacacactacattgctacaagccccgagccatcacacacacatgctatattgctacaagccccctgtgccatcacacaaataTACTACATTaccacatgtcccctgtgccatcacacacacattactgtgccccttcaacaccatgctgtgcccccttatgatcacactgtgccctccatgctgcttttgctcccctcttcacctgcccccccttcatcacactgtgccatcctgctcccccatcactctgtgccatcctacccccccttcatcactctgtgtcatcctgctacccccctttcatcactctgtgccatgctgcttcctcccttcatcactctgtgccatcctgctttcctcccccctcccttcatcactatgtgcaatcctgcccccccctcccttcatcactatgtacCATCCTGCTTCCCCGCCTCCCTTTATCACTAAGTACCATCCTGTTTTCCTCCccatgcctccgttcctttaatTACCTTcctattagcttctttcttctattctcttcttgtcttttgtcttcttgcttgctggctcctctctgcgacGCTCcttactgaatgtcgggtgtgacgtgatgatgtcattCAGTATGAATGGAGTAGGTAGGAGGGGCGccagcgccgcgatcacgtgatcattttttttttaccacgcTCCCCCTACCAACGAAGAGGACGGAGCCATCAGGCGTCGGGGCCCACCAGGGAATACCCCGGccggccagtccgaccctgagcacaggtgtagtcattactgactgacacgttttgaaagatccacaggtggtactaattatgtcacttgtgacctggaaaacctgcactattaggggtacttgaggactgggtttgggaaacactgacttAGGCACAGGGATGGGTGATCTGGCATTAAGACCCTAATTATTATAAATTTATATGGAGTTTTCAATGCAGAAAGAAATGAGAGTTGACTAACGTGAACATACAATGAAATGGATATATGCCTGTGTCTTGGTGTTTAAGGTGCAAGTCCATGGATGGGTCTTTAGACGACACCTGCTTCAAGTCACAGTAAATTTAGTTCATTCTGTGTAGTATATCAAGTCTATAGACTACAGGTAAGTGGAGTTTATTGGATGAATAGTGCACTCTGGTATGTGATGTGTTTGCAGTTAAATTACTCAGGCTAATCGCACTCGCCTGTACAGCCAGCTTACTATATGGCCCTTTCCCCTAAGACCTTTGTCAGTGGACTAGAATTACCACCAATCTTGGTGGCTCTATATAGTTTCATCTACTTTGTACTTATTACAGTAATTTAGAATTCTCTTTCATACTGTATCCATTTAAAGACAAGCACCAAAAAGATCATTCACTTTTCATTCTCTCATACCATACCTCCTGTCTCGATTTAGGTGACCCAGTCACGATTTGAGGGGACTGTACCAACATCTAAATTTCAGAACTTTGTTACAGATTCAGTGAAAGTTGTGAGATTTTTACTAGTATGTTATGCCCCTTGCGTACCAGACGTGACAATGCCCCCAAATTGTGCTCGCTGCGCCGTGGAGCTGCGATGTGCACACTCTGTCCTGAATCCTTAAACagaaattttgggaggtatgtcacacTGTTCAAAATATTCTAAGATCACTTGATTtggatttaaataataattaaatactcatttttatttttttctgctaatcCTGGCTACCAGCTAATGCACAATCCTTCTTAATAACCTTAATCGATTTACAGGCTTCTTGGGGTTTATTTGAATGATCACATTGTAAGAATTCGCTCACGCTGCGTTCCAAATAGCTGGTAAACTGCTGCGCTGATGGTAGAAGAGAGGGCAGCCTCTCCGGATTATGGCAGACATAGGGAACCAGCTGAATCAATTAGATTGCAGGAGCAAATGTAAGTAAATATTTTGCATGTATGTTTTACTGATTTAATTCTGGTTTACTTTTcagtttaataatttaatataatcatCTTTTAATTACGGCCATTGCCATTGTTCCAGTATCCTCAGTTGTATACCTGGTATTGCCTGCAGCTACTCTCAATCAATCACAGAGGAAGAAATGTGTAGACAAATCCTCTCAATTTCTCTATGTACCTGCATATTACATTACATTCCTGTTACCTACTTTGGCAACTATCCCCTTTCGGCTGACATACCAACATGTCACCTGAGCTCCTCATTCTCATGGGGTATCATTTTCCCTATCCAACACTTAATCACAGTAATCATTTCATGCCTTAATGAGACTgtgaggactatttattaacaaGCGGCGAtaacaatgatttttttattgGCGCCTATCACAGCGACAAAAAAAATCTCTGAACGCTGCAATCTCCGCTACCTCCGCGGTACTGGCCCAGAGCACTAAGGGTTAACTTATTGCTTTGCCCGTCCAGTTCCTTACGATATTATAAGATGTACAAACTGAACTGagacttgggggcatatttaataaagcacgatagtgcttttaacggataattaaggtcccacagtgtcctccgcaaatttattaagggggcatcgcagcagatatcatggatatctgctgctttgcactcctcttcgtttttgggagcagtcaccattcaacagaatggtgactgctcctggccgcaatctaacaagtcccgaaaaaacatttttttcgggaacttgtcatgttaatgtaccagctgaagctggcgtacatgaggaaatctaatgctatcagctctgctccggagagcagagctggacagcgcatgtgtggagggatcacatgatccctccctgtcactcacagctctctctctgcaactatcgttgcagagacagagaggggatctgtgtgcgcatgtccgcgcaattgaagagtaaggagaagacccgaagacagcgcttccgaagaggcaggtaagtatgattttttttttccacagaaacagcagattatcgggactgctgtttctgtactccggttttgataaatttgagaaatgaatcaatacttatccgtccgataaggattgataaccatttctctatttcaacgttaaatgataaatgtgccccttgggCTTTCAGAGACGCTGTGGAACATCCATCACAGTCATGTGCTGAGAGGAGGGTAGCGATGGTGTGCGTGTAACAACAGAGGCTTCAACACGTATGCCTGACCCCTCAACTGTCACTGACAAACTGGGGATGGAACCCAAGCCCCGTGTGTCCTAGGGGCTCAGTACCCATTGTATTCCCTGTTCCTATGCCTCCTTCTGGGAAGATTTAGTTAATTCTAAACACTTCTAACaagattttattgtttttttaactagTGTAAGAAAATTGTTTAAGAAGAGCTTAGAATGTTAGAGAACAGGAAGATATTTTAATGCTTATATATAGCTCACAGAAATCCAAGGTGACTTCAAATATTCAGATTGACTTCCAGGAGGGCGTATATTATCTATTATTGTACACAAGTTTTTCTAAAGAACAattaagtgatgacatcagaactaacTGTTAATACAGATAATATTTACAGGGAGCTAtacatatactatacatatattaatatcacttgtgtattatataaagGCTACTTACCCTCCgtttgatttaaataaaccaTGATAGATTTCAAAAACCTTTGCAAACCTATCTGAAGTCTGTACTGATCGAGACTTGCTTCCAACAAAGTGGCAAACGTACTTTTAAACCATGGAACTCTGCGCTCCACTATCGCATTCTCACTGTCATACCAGTATAGAGTGATGTCATCTATTGTCCTTGTTGTAAAGTATGAGGGGAAATCAGATGTAGAATCATTGGTTGCAGTCATAAAGAAATAATGAGAGTGGCTGTCTG harbors:
- the LOC142101994 gene encoding major histocompatibility complex class I-related protein 1-like translates to MEIYTLFCVLILLSSTPFAVADSHSHYFFMTATNDSTSDFPSYFTTRTIDDITLYWYDSENAIVERRVPWFKSTFATLLEASLDQYRLQIGLQRFLKSIMVYLNQTEGYHILQRLEGCTDYGNGSIEAVFSYHYNGKPFMSFNVETANWTADVPEAQYFTETWNENTTTTEENKYILLNTCIPHIQELLLLGNSTFNRKAQPIVRVTQVPINNVSSRLYCRAYGHYPRDIAIVWYKNGQEILEEVMDRVTLPLPDLLYLTSLSFNITPLAGDIYTCKVSHSSSTVPVIQDWKVSDDPLHQTSGPSNGAVIAICLAVILLLVVVVFGAVSLGKSRRQ